A DNA window from Setaria viridis chromosome 2, Setaria_viridis_v4.0, whole genome shotgun sequence contains the following coding sequences:
- the LOC117843165 gene encoding putative G-type lectin S-receptor-like serine/threonine-protein kinase At1g61610 produces the protein MDWSAVVLVVVLLLEPSPCASDDRLDLGKPLSPGTTIVSDDGGFALGFFTPTNSTSTPAKLYLGIWYNDIPTLTVVWVANRETPATNTTSSTPTLSLTNTSNLVLSDASGVVLWATNVTAVSGSSSPAGAAAMLLNTGNLVIRSPNGTAIWQSFDHPADSFLPGMKIRLAFATRAGVRLVSWKAPGDPSPGTFSYGIDAGTALQLFLWNGTRPLMRDGPWTGYSIASRYQANASVFVYQAIVSTDEEIYLTYTLSDGAARARFVVTVAGRYQLQSWKGGGSAWSVLGDWPAWECSRYGHCGPYGYCDNTVAAPTCRCLDGFEPADAEEWSGGDFSRGCQRKEALRCAAGDGFLALPGMKSPDKFVRVANRTRDECAAECAGNCSCVAYAYANLSTTTTAGDVTRCLVWASDLIDTEKMGDVVGSDTLYLRLAGLDAAVQGVRGKSNALRIALPTVLTTSILIITGIFVSWFKFRGKRRSNKEYNTKVSLVTTSSSDVLVEGSPAQDFELPFIKFEDIETATHNFSEAYKIGQGGFGKVYKAMLGGQEVAIKRLSKDSEQGTEEFRNEAILIAKLQHRNLVRLLGCSVEGGEKILVYEYLPNRSLDAILFDSSRKTSLDWPTRFNIIKGVARGLLYLHQDSRLTIVHRDLKAANVLLDADMRPKIADFGMARIFNDNQKNANTRRVVGTYGYMAPEYAMEGVFSVKSDVYSFGVLILELVTGTKRSSFNTIKGFPNLMIYAWNMWKDGKGKDLVDPSIMDTCSQDEVLLCSHMALLCAQENPNDRPFMSSVVLALENGSTTLPTPKNPGHYAQGSSDMEQIRDRIDNSMNSLTLTNIEGR, from the exons ATGGATTGGTCAGCGGtagtcctcgtcgtcgtcctcctcctcgagccTTCGCCGTGTGCATCCGACGACCGGCTCGACCTCGGCAAGCCGCTCTCCCCCGGCACCACCATAGTATCCGACGACGGCGGCTTCGCCTTGGGCTTCTTCacccccaccaactccacctccACTCCGGCCAAGCTCTACCTCGGCATATGGTACAATGACATCCCAACGCTCACCGTGGTGTGGGTCGCCAACAGAGAAACCCCGGCCACgaacaccacctcctccacacCGACGCTGTCCCTGACCAACACGTCCAACCTCGTCCTCTCCGACGCCAGTGGCGTCGTCCTCTGGGCAACCAACGTCACCGCCGTCTCCGGCAGCTCCtctccggccggcgccgccgccatgcttCTCAACACCGGCAACCTCGTCATCCGGTCCCCGAACGGCACCGCCATATGGCAGAGCTTCGACCACCCCGCCGACTCGTTCCTCCCCGGCATGAAGATCCGGCTCGCGTTCGCCACGCGCGCCGGCGTGCGCCTGGTGTCGTGGAAGGCACCCGGCGACCCCTCGCCGGGGACCTTCTCCTACGGCATCGACGCCGGCACGGCCCTGCAGCTCTTCCTCTGGAACGGGACGCGCCCGCTGATGCGCGACGGGCCATGGACGGGCTACTCCATCGCCAGCCGGTACCAGGCCAACGCCAGCGTCTTCGTCTACCAGGCCATAGTCAGCACCGACGAGGAGATCTACCTGACCTACACCCTCTccgacggcgccgcccgcgccaggTTCGTCGTGACTGTCGCCGGCAGGTACCAGCTCCAGAGCTGGAAAGGCGGCGGCTCGGCGTGGTCGGTCCTCGGCGACTGGCCGGCCTGGGAGTGCAGCCGCTACGGCCACTGCGGCCCGTACGGCTACTGCGACAACACGGTGGCAGCGCCGACGTGCAGGTGCCTCGACGGCTTCGAgcccgccgacgccgaggagtGGAGCGGCGGCGACTTCTCGCGGGGGTGCCAGCGGAAGGAGGCGCTGCggtgcgccgccggcgacggcttcTTGGCCCTGCCGGGGATGAAGTCGCCGGACAAGTTCGTGCGCGTCGCGAACCGGACCCGCGACGAGTGCGCGGCGGAGTGCGCCGGCAACTGTTCCTGCGTGGCGTACGCTTACGCCAACCTGAGCACCACCACGACGGCGGGGGACGTGACGAGGTGCTTGGTGTGGGCCAGCGACCTGATCGACACGGAGAAGATGGGTGACGTGGTAGGCAGCGACACGCTGTACCTCCGGCTTGCAGGCTTGGATGCAGCCGTGCAAG GTGTCAGAGGAAAGAGCAATGCACTAAGGATTGCTCTGCCAACAGTTTTGACGACTAGCATTCTAATAATCACAGGCATATTTGTTTCCTGGTTTAAATTCAGAG GTAAAAGAAGAAGTAATAAGGAATATAACACCAAGGTAAGTCTGGTTACTACGAGTTCGTCAGATGTACTCGTTGAAGGAAGCCCTGCCCAAGATTTTGAGCTTCCCTTCATCAAATTTGAGGATATTGAGACTGCGACACACAATTTCTCGGAAGCGTATAAGATAGGACAAGGAGGCTTTGGCAAAGTTTATAAG GCAATGCTAGGTGGTCAGGAAGTAGCTATCAAAAGGCTAAGTAAGGATTCAGAGCAAGGAACTGAGGAATTCAGGAATGAAGCTATTCTAATTGCCAAACTGCAACATAGAAATTTGGTCCGACTACTTGGTTGTAGTGTTGAGGGTGGTGAAAAGATCCTCGTATATGAGTATTTGCCTAATAGAAGCTTGGATGCCATTCTTTTCG ATAGCTCAAGAAAAACGTCATTAGATTGGCCAACGCGATTTAACATAATAAAAGGGGTAGCAAGAGGACTTCTTTACCTTCACCAAGATTCAAGATTGACCATAGTTCATAGAGACCTCAAAGCTGCTAATGTTTTGCTAGATGCAGATATGAGACCTAAGATAGCAGACTTCGGCATGGCAAGGATCTTCAATGATAACCAGAAAAATGCAAACACTCGGCGTGTCGTCGGAACATA TGGCTACATGGCTCCTGAGTACGCAATGGAAGGAGTCTTTTCTGTCAAGTCTGATGTCTATAGCTTTGGTGTCCTGATCTTGGAGCTTGTAACTGGTACAAAGAGAAGTAGTTTTAACACAATCAAGGGTTTTCCAAATCTTATGATCTAC GCATGGAATATGTGGAAAGATGGGAAGGGAAAAGACTTGGTTGACCCATCTATTATGGATACTTGTTCACAGGATGAAGTTTTGCTTTGTAGTCATATGGCACTCCTGTGTGCCCAGGAAAACCCAAATGATAGGCCATTTATGTCATCTGTTGTGTTGGCCTTGGAGAATGGAAGCACCACACTCCCAACACCTAAAAACCCTGGCCACTATGCACAGGGCAGTAGTGATATGGAGCAAATAAGAGACAGAATTGACAATTCCATGAATTCCCTTACTCTCACGAATATAGAGGGACGataa